One window of the Geminocystis sp. M7585_C2015_104 genome contains the following:
- the ccsB gene encoding c-type cytochrome biogenesis protein CcsB, producing the protein MDLNLVQLQNFLDNLSFVLLFISMLCYWTGVAFPPLQLLPKLGSITTTVANITIAFLLLARWIEGGYFPISNLYESLFFLAWGLTAVHLMAERMLAKEYSLLPGVVTAPVGMAITAFATLSLPPEMQNSQPLVPALKSNWLMMHVSVMMLSYAALMVGSLLALTFLILTHGKEVPLRGSSVGTGAYRSVKKKSSPHSVTLENTEEVTGNGPVTKVVLREKTETLSPERLSLAETLDNISYRIIGLGFPLLTIGIISGAVWANEAWGSYWSWDPKETWALITWLVFAAYLHARITRGWQGKKPAIIASCGFFVVWICYLGVNLLGRGLHSYGWFF; encoded by the coding sequence ATGGACTTAAACCTAGTACAGCTACAAAACTTCCTGGACAATCTCTCTTTTGTACTACTTTTTATCTCCATGTTGTGTTACTGGACAGGGGTGGCCTTCCCCCCTCTGCAACTGTTGCCAAAACTGGGTAGTATTACCACCACCGTCGCCAATATTACCATAGCCTTTTTACTACTGGCCCGGTGGATAGAAGGAGGTTATTTCCCCATCAGCAACCTATATGAGTCTCTTTTCTTCCTGGCATGGGGTTTAACTGCAGTACACCTAATGGCAGAGAGGATGTTGGCCAAAGAATATAGTCTATTGCCAGGAGTGGTGACAGCACCAGTGGGAATGGCCATCACCGCCTTTGCCACCCTGTCTTTACCCCCAGAAATGCAAAACAGTCAGCCGTTAGTGCCTGCCCTTAAATCCAATTGGCTGATGATGCATGTAAGTGTTATGATGTTGAGCTATGCTGCCTTAATGGTAGGCTCCCTTCTGGCCCTCACCTTTCTCATCCTCACCCACGGCAAGGAAGTGCCCCTGAGAGGCAGCTCAGTAGGGACAGGTGCTTACAGAAGTGTTAAAAAAAAATCTAGCCCCCATTCTGTAACGTTAGAAAACACAGAAGAAGTCACGGGAAATGGCCCTGTCACCAAAGTAGTATTAAGAGAGAAAACAGAAACACTATCCCCCGAGAGGTTGAGCCTGGCGGAGACTTTGGACAATATCAGTTATCGCATTATCGGTTTAGGATTCCCCCTACTAACCATTGGCATTATTTCCGGGGCGGTATGGGCCAATGAAGCATGGGGGTCATACTGGAGTTGGGACCCAAAAGAAACCTGGGCCTTAATCACATGGTTGGTGTTTGCCGCCTATCTACACGCCCGTATTACTAGGGGATGGCAGGGGAAAAAACCCGCTATCATCGCTTCCTGTGGTTTTTTTGTAGTTTGGATTTGTTACTTAGGAGTAAATCTGCTAGGAAGGGGATTACACTCCTACGGTTGGTTTTTCTAG
- a CDS encoding Gfo/Idh/MocA family oxidoreductase: MGKQLKVAIIGTGFGQQVHIPAFNEHPRTRVVAVYNRSLEVARQIAAKHNIPYAFDDIEAICGCPEVDIVSIATPPFLRYEIAKTALHHDKHLFLEKPVNLNAYETREIYHIANSKGKAAVVDFEFRFVPHWQLLHQYLEMGYVGDIRMVKVDWLVPSRANPQRPWDWYSVKEKGGGVLGAIGSHAFDYIYWLFGEIATISAYLGNAIKKRPDPLANNQYKPVTADDICLITLELKSGTPVQVNLSSVTYQGRGHWVEIYGDKGTLVLGSSNLKDYIHGFKLFASQNNQPLTEIPLPPSLAFSKTYEDGRIAPVIKVIDQLVKNIDNHQSFPPTLKEGVYSQLLMDLTHQSHNQKARLKVPSLEDFLSGRE, encoded by the coding sequence ATGGGCAAGCAGTTGAAAGTAGCCATCATAGGCACAGGATTTGGACAACAGGTGCATATTCCGGCCTTCAATGAGCACCCCCGCACTAGGGTGGTGGCTGTGTACAATCGTAGCCTAGAGGTAGCCAGACAAATAGCCGCCAAACACAATATCCCCTACGCCTTTGATGACATTGAAGCTATCTGCGGCTGTCCAGAGGTGGACATAGTAAGCATTGCCACCCCTCCCTTCCTCCGTTATGAGATAGCCAAAACCGCCCTCCACCATGACAAGCACCTTTTTTTAGAAAAGCCAGTTAACCTGAATGCCTATGAAACACGGGAGATATACCACATAGCCAACAGCAAGGGCAAAGCCGCAGTGGTAGACTTTGAATTCCGATTTGTGCCCCATTGGCAGTTGCTCCACCAATACCTGGAAATGGGGTATGTGGGGGATATTAGAATGGTGAAGGTGGATTGGTTAGTTCCTTCCCGTGCTAACCCACAAAGGCCTTGGGACTGGTATTCTGTTAAGGAGAAGGGGGGAGGGGTACTAGGAGCCATTGGTTCTCATGCCTTTGATTATATATACTGGCTATTTGGGGAAATTGCCACTATTAGCGCCTATTTAGGCAATGCTATCAAAAAAAGACCAGATCCGTTGGCCAACAACCAGTACAAGCCTGTCACCGCCGACGATATCTGTCTTATAACCTTGGAATTAAAATCCGGCACCCCTGTACAAGTCAACCTCAGTTCAGTAACATATCAAGGAAGGGGCCACTGGGTTGAAATATACGGCGACAAGGGCACACTGGTTCTAGGTAGTAGTAATCTTAAAGACTACATTCACGGGTTTAAACTTTTTGCCTCCCAGAATAACCAACCTCTAACTGAGATACCATTGCCCCCCTCCCTCGCCTTCTCTAAAACCTACGAGGATGGTAGAATTGCCCCTGTCATCAAAGTTATTGACCAGTTGGTAAAAAACATTGACAATCATCAGTCTTTCCCCCCCACCCTCAAAGAAGGCGTTTACTCCCAACTGCTTATGGATTTAACTCACCAGTCTCACAATCAAAAGGCTAGACTAAAAGTGCCCTCCCTAGAAGATTTTCTCTCTGGCAGGGAGTAA
- the thiO gene encoding glycine oxidase ThiO — MKASNEVIVVGGGIIGLAIAIELRLKGIGVTVLSRNYEEAATNAAAGMLAPRAEGLTGAMLELALTSLNLYPEWIRKLEHLGGESAEYNPCGIIAPVKHHPHKPVESSHSIWLDRCALEFYQPGLSKEIVGAWWYPEEGQVAPRRLGKVLHQAAQSLGVDIKKGVEAVAFSREGGKIKSILTKSGIFAADTYIVAGGVWSGKLLPLPVTPVKGEMLSLKMPPSQPLSRVIFGENTYLVPKQDGTLIIGATSVNTWQEGNTAQGVNELLQRAIQLYPPLAQWELLATWYGYRPNTPDSMPILGYGDAANLILATGHHRNGILLAPVTAQLIAELVATGQQPELLKHFSYRRFHSPITYATPVANSANCRQEEEEEDYLVIAGRKFRSRLLTGTGKYKSIELMQKSVEASGCEIVTVAVRRVQAREKGHEGLAEALDWSKIWMLPNTAGCNTAEEAVRVARLGREMAKMLGQEDNNFVKLEVIADPKYLLPDPIGTLQAAEQLVKEGFAVLPYVNADPLLCKRLEEVGCVTVMPLGSPIGSGQGIRNLDNIRIIIEQSKVPVIIDAGIGTPSDAALGMEMGADALLINTAIACADNPVKMAKAFRLATESGRLAYKAGRIPVKSYAQASSPTTGLVK, encoded by the coding sequence ATGAAAGCTAGCAACGAAGTTATTGTAGTAGGTGGGGGAATAATAGGCCTTGCCATTGCCATTGAGTTGCGACTAAAGGGCATTGGTGTAACGGTTTTAAGCAGAAACTATGAAGAGGCAGCCACAAACGCCGCCGCGGGGATGTTGGCTCCAAGGGCAGAAGGGCTAACGGGAGCTATGTTAGAATTGGCCCTAACTAGCCTTAACCTGTACCCCGAATGGATTAGAAAACTAGAACATCTTGGTGGGGAGAGTGCAGAATATAACCCCTGTGGTATTATAGCCCCAGTAAAACACCACCCCCACAAACCAGTGGAAAGCAGTCACAGTATATGGTTGGATAGATGTGCCCTGGAGTTTTATCAACCGGGGCTGAGCAAGGAGATAGTAGGGGCTTGGTGGTATCCAGAAGAAGGACAGGTGGCACCCCGTCGTCTTGGCAAAGTCCTGCATCAGGCGGCTCAGTCCCTGGGGGTGGACATCAAAAAGGGGGTAGAAGCCGTAGCCTTTAGTAGAGAAGGGGGGAAAATCAAAAGTATTCTCACCAAATCCGGGATATTTGCCGCTGATACCTACATTGTAGCTGGTGGCGTCTGGTCAGGAAAACTGCTACCTCTGCCGGTAACCCCTGTCAAAGGGGAAATGTTAAGTCTAAAGATGCCCCCCTCTCAACCCCTTAGCAGGGTTATTTTTGGCGAAAACACCTATCTAGTGCCAAAACAAGATGGTACCCTCATAATAGGCGCTACCTCCGTCAACACCTGGCAAGAAGGCAATACCGCTCAGGGGGTTAACGAACTTTTACAAAGAGCTATACAGTTATACCCACCCCTAGCCCAATGGGAACTGTTGGCAACATGGTATGGGTATCGCCCTAATACCCCCGACAGTATGCCTATTCTAGGCTATGGTGACGCGGCCAACTTAATCCTGGCCACAGGGCACCACCGTAATGGCATCCTCCTGGCACCTGTTACCGCCCAACTTATTGCCGAATTGGTTGCTACTGGTCAACAACCCGAGCTACTAAAACACTTCAGTTATAGACGTTTCCACTCCCCCATAACCTATGCCACCCCTGTCGCCAATAGTGCCAACTGTCGGCAAGAAGAGGAAGAAGAAGACTATCTGGTTATTGCCGGGAGGAAGTTTCGCTCTCGCCTTTTAACGGGTACTGGAAAATACAAAAGTATTGAATTGATGCAGAAAAGTGTGGAAGCCAGTGGCTGTGAAATCGTTACCGTGGCGGTGAGGAGAGTCCAAGCAAGGGAAAAGGGACATGAAGGCCTAGCAGAAGCCTTGGACTGGTCTAAAATTTGGATGTTACCAAATACAGCGGGTTGTAATACAGCAGAAGAGGCAGTAAGAGTGGCCCGTCTGGGGAGAGAAATGGCCAAAATGCTAGGACAGGAAGACAACAACTTTGTCAAATTGGAAGTCATCGCTGACCCGAAATATCTACTACCAGATCCTATTGGCACACTACAAGCAGCAGAACAACTGGTAAAAGAGGGTTTTGCCGTCCTACCCTATGTTAACGCCGATCCCCTTCTCTGTAAACGGTTGGAAGAAGTGGGATGTGTTACGGTTATGCCGCTAGGATCCCCCATAGGTTCAGGACAGGGAATTAGGAATCTAGACAACATCAGAATAATTATTGAACAGTCTAAAGTGCCAGTAATTATAGATGCGGGAATAGGCACCCCCAGTGATGCCGCTTTGGGTATGGAAATGGGGGCAGACGCCCTTCTCATAAACACCGCCATAGCCTGTGCAGACAACCCGGTGAAAATGGCAAAAGCCTTCCGTCTGGCCACCGAATCCGGCAGACTGGCCTATAAGGCAGGACGTATCCCAGTCAAATCCTATGCCCAGGCCAGTTCCCCCACTACCGGTCTGGTAAAATAA
- the plsY gene encoding glycerol-3-phosphate 1-O-acyltransferase PlsY has protein sequence MTVSFLLCLLLFLVAYLLGSIPTGYLIARWLKGIDIRQYGSGSTGATNVLRNLGKWPALVVFVVDVMKGVLAVLAVRLLYRFYPESIPSSWQDWLTVTCALLAVVGHSKSIWLNFTGGKSVATGFGILLSINPLLGLGSFSVFLVVVAISRIVSLSSIAAAIAVNILTWIVIPSPPYVTFALLAGVYVILRHRSNIERILAGTEPRIGESHPVH, from the coding sequence ATGACTGTTTCTTTTTTGCTTTGTCTACTGCTGTTTCTGGTGGCCTATCTTTTGGGTAGCATCCCTACCGGTTATCTTATTGCCCGTTGGTTGAAAGGCATTGACATCCGACAATACGGCTCGGGTTCTACTGGTGCTACAAATGTACTTAGGAATTTGGGCAAATGGCCGGCATTAGTAGTATTTGTAGTAGACGTAATGAAAGGAGTCTTGGCGGTATTAGCCGTTAGGTTATTGTATCGGTTTTACCCAGAATCCATTCCCTCCTCTTGGCAAGACTGGTTAACTGTCACATGTGCCTTACTAGCTGTAGTGGGGCATAGTAAGTCCATTTGGTTGAATTTCACGGGGGGTAAGTCGGTAGCCACTGGCTTTGGGATTCTGTTGTCCATCAATCCCCTGTTGGGGTTAGGCTCGTTTTCTGTTTTCCTGGTAGTGGTAGCTATTTCCCGTATAGTTTCCCTAAGTTCCATTGCTGCCGCCATTGCTGTTAATATCCTTACTTGGATTGTTATACCCTCCCCCCCCTATGTAACTTTTGCCTTACTCGCCGGTGTGTATGTTATCCTTAGACACCGTAGTAACATAGAGAGGATTTTAGCAGGTACAGAGCCTAGAATTGGAGAGTCTCACCCGGTGCATTAA
- a CDS encoding pentapeptide repeat-containing protein, whose amino-acid sequence MDVQELIERYNRGETDFQKIELRGQFMGNIDLQRINLKEADLSGVTFVDCKLIEANLKEANLTKAVVKGDLQGINLIQSQLVGSDFEGSNLSDASLRNANLSEANFSNTRLVCTLLHDAILKKANFSNATMINCLLSRANLTDANLQGANLQGSNLTNAILINTNLEGANLSLCQLNGVNAVGVKAEGANFSHASLAGANFAGGVFRRANFYGAHMAWCSLRMADFSEANLEEANLLWSNLTRANLTKASLIRANISQTNFEGANITDLIFK is encoded by the coding sequence ATGGATGTACAAGAATTGATAGAAAGATATAACAGGGGGGAGACAGACTTTCAGAAGATTGAGCTAAGGGGGCAATTTATGGGTAATATTGATCTTCAGAGAATTAATCTGAAAGAAGCAGATTTGAGTGGTGTAACTTTCGTCGACTGTAAATTGATTGAGGCCAACCTAAAAGAAGCAAATTTGACTAAGGCAGTTGTAAAGGGAGACTTACAGGGGATAAACCTAATTCAGTCTCAACTGGTGGGAAGTGATTTTGAGGGTAGTAACTTAAGCGATGCCAGTTTGAGGAATGCTAATCTGAGTGAGGCTAACTTTAGTAATACCAGGCTAGTGTGCACCTTGTTACACGATGCAATTCTAAAAAAGGCTAATTTTAGCAATGCCACGATGATTAATTGTCTCCTCAGTCGTGCCAATCTGACAGATGCCAATTTACAAGGCGCCAATTTACAGGGTAGCAACCTTACTAATGCCATCTTGATCAATACTAACCTAGAGGGAGCTAACTTGTCCCTCTGTCAACTAAATGGGGTGAATGCTGTGGGAGTAAAGGCAGAAGGCGCCAACTTCAGCCATGCCAGTCTGGCAGGCGCCAATTTTGCTGGCGGGGTATTTCGTCGTGCCAATTTTTATGGCGCGCACATGGCTTGGTGTAGTCTAAGAATGGCGGATTTTTCCGAGGCAAATCTTGAAGAAGCCAACCTTTTGTGGTCTAATTTAACTCGTGCTAATTTAACAAAGGCTAGTCTCATTCGTGCTAATATCAGCCAGACTAATTTTGAAGGCGCCAATATCACTGATTTAATATTCAAATAA
- a CDS encoding glycosyltransferase family 39 protein: MFDQVWFALDNSIPAWDQSEYLNGVMLYQEALKNPRWLDGDWWRDFWLLSKKVPPGMYIITAFFFFVFGASVDTGSLVLSLFNFVLLVSLFFLGKLFFNQRVALFACILSQLIPGLYYYRREFLLDFPLASLVTFAFTSLSYWYFSVGNSAFWGIILGISLGLCLLLKQTSLFFLLFPMIYVFLSTIICKLWLKLCQFTVSLLVAAVFFCPWYRTNWLTIFTAGKRATIDSAIVENEPPLNTLKAWTLYAESIPYILSSFLFIISLGFGAYWLLKCLINSRNIISITTGYCNKKQGMVFGWMLMFFLGGYLLSSLNVNKDIRYILPLLPAGCLVISALIYSYKGRGKLTIRILTTVVLIVLMTLNSFPIGWSFVTAKLSPKMQRFPYRGKPWATREVVETVINHNPYLKTNIGVLPSTPEVNQYNISFYGAISGFRVFGREVGVKKKYISEDIKSLDWFLTKTGYQGPISDSQREMIKKVEKSEKFRVVNTWNLPDGSELRLFHSIEPKNEVKMLDTRGSQLRLEGVLLPREFGKGEVIPVNYQWVGSWDKLINGILIIDWVSVDNPEKKWIHDHRLGCGELYDKNSRNLPPGQDFSLTENMAMYIPENMPEGDYTLRVTYLHQKTGETHPVAIPEIKVSIKQNSTTIPHDRELDLVSQLRLLAAILPRGIDEFGHLFSEIGRINQYDPIQDYLSVAEKTITYRLSRENNLDYLYTLLLSQVLQQKVNQAIKTAFLLVKENPDNPYNHAYLSFLYLYDWRGKQGEKAIDKAIAIQPGVKEFWYLKAISNFMQGDFIGLWWTFHQFKTLLPS; this comes from the coding sequence TTGTTTGATCAAGTCTGGTTTGCCTTGGATAATAGCATACCAGCATGGGATCAGTCAGAATATCTTAATGGTGTCATGTTGTATCAGGAGGCATTGAAAAACCCCCGCTGGCTGGATGGGGATTGGTGGCGCGATTTTTGGCTTCTTTCTAAAAAAGTGCCCCCTGGTATGTATATTATCACGGCATTTTTCTTTTTTGTATTTGGGGCAAGTGTTGATACTGGCAGTCTGGTATTATCACTTTTCAATTTTGTCTTATTGGTGAGTCTCTTTTTTTTGGGTAAATTGTTTTTCAACCAAAGAGTGGCTTTATTTGCCTGCATCCTCTCCCAACTTATCCCCGGTTTATACTATTACCGACGCGAGTTTTTACTAGATTTCCCTCTAGCATCTCTTGTCACTTTTGCCTTTACCTCCCTCAGTTACTGGTATTTCTCTGTGGGGAATTCTGCCTTTTGGGGTATTATTCTCGGCATCTCCCTTGGCTTATGCTTGTTGCTGAAACAGACTTCTCTTTTCTTCCTCCTCTTCCCCATGATTTATGTTTTTCTTTCCACTATAATCTGCAAACTTTGGCTTAAACTGTGCCAATTTACTGTTAGTTTACTTGTGGCAGCTGTATTTTTTTGTCCCTGGTATCGCACCAATTGGTTGACTATTTTTACCGCCGGCAAAAGGGCCACCATTGACTCAGCAATTGTCGAAAATGAGCCACCATTAAACACCTTAAAAGCCTGGACCTTGTATGCTGAAAGTATACCGTATATTCTCTCATCATTTCTATTTATAATTTCCCTTGGCTTTGGAGCATACTGGCTTTTAAAATGCCTCATCAACTCTAGAAATATTATTAGTATTACCACTGGATATTGTAACAAAAAACAGGGAATGGTTTTTGGATGGATGTTGATGTTTTTCCTGGGTGGCTACCTTCTATCCTCCCTAAATGTCAACAAGGACATACGTTACATATTACCCCTGTTACCCGCAGGATGTCTGGTAATTTCAGCGTTGATATATAGTTACAAAGGCCGGGGTAAACTGACTATTAGGATTTTAACAACTGTTGTATTAATCGTGTTAATGACTCTAAATAGTTTCCCCATAGGATGGAGTTTTGTTACTGCTAAATTGAGTCCAAAAATGCAACGTTTCCCCTACAGAGGCAAACCTTGGGCGACTCGAGAAGTGGTTGAAACTGTTATAAACCACAACCCTTATTTGAAAACAAATATAGGTGTTTTGCCTTCCACTCCTGAGGTCAATCAGTATAACATATCTTTCTATGGGGCTATTTCCGGCTTTCGGGTTTTTGGGAGGGAGGTGGGCGTGAAGAAAAAATATATTTCCGAAGACATTAAATCCCTGGATTGGTTCCTTACTAAGACTGGTTATCAAGGCCCAATTTCTGATAGTCAAAGGGAAATGATTAAAAAAGTAGAAAAAAGCGAAAAATTTCGGGTGGTAAATACCTGGAATCTGCCGGATGGAAGTGAGTTAAGATTGTTTCACAGTATTGAACCAAAAAATGAGGTAAAAATGTTGGATACTAGGGGAAGCCAGCTAAGACTAGAAGGAGTATTATTGCCAAGAGAGTTTGGAAAAGGGGAGGTTATTCCTGTTAATTATCAGTGGGTTGGCAGTTGGGATAAACTTATAAATGGCATCCTGATTATAGACTGGGTTTCCGTAGATAATCCCGAAAAAAAATGGATACATGATCACAGGTTAGGTTGTGGGGAGTTATATGATAAAAATAGCCGCAATTTGCCTCCTGGTCAAGACTTCTCTTTGACAGAAAATATGGCAATGTATATCCCCGAAAATATGCCGGAAGGGGATTATACCCTAAGGGTTACCTATTTACACCAGAAGACTGGAGAAACACACCCCGTTGCTATCCCGGAAATTAAAGTTAGCATAAAGCAGAATTCAACTACTATCCCCCACGACAGAGAGTTGGACTTAGTCAGTCAGTTAAGACTTTTGGCAGCCATTTTGCCTAGGGGTATTGACGAGTTTGGCCATCTTTTCAGTGAAATAGGTAGAATTAATCAATATGACCCTATCCAAGATTACCTGTCTGTGGCAGAAAAGACAATAACATACCGTCTTTCCCGGGAAAATAATCTGGATTATCTCTACACTCTTCTTCTCTCCCAAGTATTACAACAAAAAGTCAATCAAGCTATAAAAACCGCCTTTTTGTTGGTAAAGGAAAATCCCGATAACCCCTACAACCATGCCTATTTAAGTTTCCTCTACCTATACGATTGGCGTGGAAAACAAGGGGAGAAGGCTATTGACAAGGCGATAGCAATTCAACCAGGGGTAAAAGAGTTTTGGTATCTAAAGGCAATTAGCAATTTTATGCAGGGGGATTTTATCGGCTTATGGTGGACTTTCCATCAATTTAAAACTCTTCTACCCTCATGA
- a CDS encoding S9 family peptidase produces the protein MVELAEYGTWSSPITSDLIVAGTVGLSSPSFHGENIYWLESRPLEGGRNVIVKYSPDGTTEDVTPFPFNVRSRVHEYGGGAFVVYKDTVYFTNFQDQRVYVQKIGEKPQPLTPENKLRYADFCVDTLRNRLICVAEAHFSSPPENTIVAISLDTGKITTLSRGADFYSSPRVSPDGSKLAWLQWNHPHMPWDSTFLCQGEFNGQGEIENIRVIAGGDNESICQPEFSPQGVLYFSSDRSQWWNLYRWQGETVKAVYPLEAEIGYPHWVFGESVYGFSHQEEIICAYTQRGCWYLAKIDLSRQQFYPISLPFTTINYLRVKDKEILFIGSAPHQPSAVVKMNLAQGEYHILKQSSNLDIDEGYISTPQAIEFPTSNGKTAHAWYYPPRNKDFQAPEGTKPPLLVKSHGGPTAMTSPAYNLRIQYWTSRGFALVDVNYGGSTGYGRQYRERLYGQWGITDVEDCVNAAKYLVEKGLVDGNKLAISGSSAGGYTTLAALTFHDTFKAGASYYGVSDLEILAQDTHKFESHYLDKLIGNYPEAKEVYRARSPLYHIDRLSCPVIFFQGLEDKIVPPSQAERMYQALKQKGIDTEYITFPDEQHGFRKAENIKKALDSEYFFYMRVFGLRPTGVR, from the coding sequence ATGGTAGAATTGGCAGAATATGGGACGTGGTCCTCACCCATAACCTCCGATTTGATTGTAGCAGGGACTGTTGGTTTAAGTAGCCCATCTTTCCATGGGGAGAATATATACTGGTTGGAAAGTCGCCCCTTAGAAGGAGGCAGAAATGTCATTGTAAAATACTCCCCCGACGGCACAACAGAAGACGTGACACCATTCCCCTTCAATGTGCGCAGTCGAGTACATGAATACGGTGGAGGGGCATTTGTAGTATATAAGGACACTGTCTATTTTACCAATTTTCAAGACCAAAGGGTGTATGTACAAAAAATAGGGGAAAAACCACAACCCTTAACCCCAGAAAATAAATTGCGCTATGCCGACTTTTGTGTGGATACCCTCCGCAATAGGTTAATATGTGTAGCAGAAGCCCATTTTTCCTCCCCACCGGAGAATACCATAGTGGCTATTAGTCTGGATACAGGAAAAATTACCACCCTGAGTAGGGGCGCAGATTTTTACTCCTCCCCCCGTGTTTCCCCAGATGGTAGTAAATTGGCTTGGCTACAATGGAATCACCCCCATATGCCCTGGGATAGTACCTTTTTATGCCAAGGAGAATTCAATGGGCAAGGAGAGATTGAAAACATCAGGGTAATCGCCGGTGGAGACAACGAGTCTATATGTCAACCAGAATTTAGCCCCCAGGGTGTATTATACTTTAGCAGTGACCGTAGCCAGTGGTGGAATCTTTACCGTTGGCAAGGAGAGACAGTCAAAGCAGTTTACCCCCTGGAAGCAGAAATCGGCTACCCTCACTGGGTATTTGGGGAATCCGTATATGGGTTTAGTCACCAAGAGGAGATTATTTGTGCCTATACTCAAAGGGGATGTTGGTATCTGGCAAAAATCGACCTGTCTAGACAGCAATTCTACCCCATTAGTCTCCCCTTTACCACCATTAATTACCTAAGAGTAAAGGATAAGGAAATACTATTCATCGGCAGTGCCCCCCATCAACCATCAGCAGTTGTTAAAATGAACTTGGCACAAGGGGAGTACCATATACTAAAACAGTCTAGCAACCTGGACATAGACGAAGGATATATCTCTACCCCCCAAGCAATAGAATTCCCCACCAGTAACGGTAAGACTGCCCATGCTTGGTATTATCCCCCAAGGAACAAAGACTTTCAAGCCCCCGAAGGCACAAAACCCCCCCTGTTGGTAAAAAGCCATGGTGGACCCACAGCTATGACCTCCCCCGCCTATAATCTAAGAATACAATACTGGACTAGTCGCGGTTTTGCCCTGGTAGACGTTAACTATGGAGGTAGCACGGGGTATGGGCGACAATATAGGGAAAGACTATACGGGCAATGGGGTATAACAGATGTGGAAGACTGTGTCAATGCCGCCAAGTATCTGGTAGAAAAGGGATTGGTAGACGGCAACAAACTGGCCATTTCTGGTAGTAGTGCAGGGGGTTACACCACCCTTGCCGCCCTAACATTCCATGACACATTCAAAGCGGGCGCCAGCTACTACGGGGTAAGCGATTTAGAAATCCTAGCCCAGGATACCCACAAATTCGAGTCTCACTATCTGGATAAGCTGATAGGCAACTATCCCGAAGCCAAAGAAGTCTACAGGGCTAGATCCCCCTTATACCACATAGACAGACTATCCTGTCCTGTCATTTTCTTTCAGGGTTTAGAAGATAAAATTGTACCCCCCTCTCAAGCAGAGAGAATGTATCAGGCATTGAAACAAAAGGGGATTGACACTGAGTATATCACCTTCCCCGACGAACAACATGGTTTCAGAAAAGCAGAAAATATCAAAAAAGCCCTAGACAGTGAGTACTTTTTCTATATGAGGGTATTCGGGTTGCGGCCAACAGGAGTAAGATAA